The nucleotide window TATATTCAAAATCGTTAATTTTTAACGATATAGGCTTTGCTATGCTTATTTTTCAAAAAACTACTTTTAAAAAAGTCCTTGACCTATTACCGCATCACTTATTTAATGATAGGTAGTTCAAAGAACACCAACGAAAAAGCCCCGATCAGTTTTTTACACCGGTCGGGGCTTTTTTATTCTAGTTGTGACTTCTGCCCCTATGGTGGATACTTGTTTGCGATGTTCACCACCACTACCACTAAATTAACAAGGGTAGGGACTATGTTTCGTGTATTATATGTTTTTATGTTTAGCATTTTAGTATCCTCTCGTTTTTTTATATAATAAAAAAGCCCCCGTCAGTTTTACACCGACGGGGGCTTGAATGTTTTGGTTTGTATTAAGCCCTACGGTGCAAAACTGGAGATGCTGCTCACCACCACGACTACTGTGACAGTAGCGCTATTGAGTTGTGATAATAGAAGATTATTTTTTCCTATTTGCATCTTGTTCCCCGTAAGGTTATTTCAAGTCTATTTTTAAATATGTTTTAGTTATAATTGAAATGTTCTATAAAGTCAAATTAATTTCAAGATTGATATTCTTGCTTGTCCGGTTGCTCTTTTGCCGTAAGTCTGAATAGATAATCTCCATCATATGCCCAAAAGAAGGCATCTATATCTGTTATCAGCACCGGACCGGAATTATTAAATTGTGATAGGTACTTCCCCTGACCTAAATATACTGCGAAGTGTGTAAATAATTCCGGGTTAGCGCTCCTGCTTATCATAAATACCTGCTCGGGTAATAAAGTATTTATATCAGTTAAATATTCTATGTTCCAATCTGAGAAGCTTAATTTGTTAAGATCTCGATATTTCCCATATAAGAAATTTACGAAATCCATGCAGCAAAATTTTTCAGGAAGCTGCTTTTTGGCTTTTAATAAAGTCAGTAGGTTATTCCTTATTGCTGGATTGATAGGAATTTCACAGATATTGTCATCCTTTTTTAAAAATATACCCAAATTATGATAATAATTTTCTATCTGAGCACGCGCTAAGGCACAATTGTTGTTTGAGTATTTCCTTTCAATAAATGCAATATTTGCCTGGAAATATCTCTTTGTATCAGAACTAAACAAATTAGTCGACTCTGGAGATATAATCAAATGTACGTCGTAAAGATGTTTCGAGAAATTGACTATTGGACAGCTTAGTATTTTTTTATTCATTGAAGGCTAACTTTATTGTTGGATTTATAAATCTATCGAGTTGAAAATATTTATATTGCAAAAAAAATTATTTTATCCGCAGTATTTTTTCTGCATTATTGTATTATATGTTTATTTCAAGTCATAATGGAAATTTTACGACAGATTAAATCATCAGGAATATGGTGCGCGTAATTGCCATGCATAAGAAATATCTTGTTATTAGGATAGCTTGGATAAAACTAACATATTAAGAGTAACACAACCGTGCTTATGTTATAATTACGGATAATATATTTCGTAGATTATTTATTTTTATAATAATATTAAGTCATTTTGAAAGGATTCCTAATGAAATCCAACCAAAAAGTATTGTTGATAGATGTCTCAACTGTTTTTTATAGGGTTGATCGTTTTGAAGTCGGTAAGTTTTTCGGACCTGTAGACCTGGGTTTGTTTTTGGCAGGAAAATATAATAGTTTGAACATTGGTGTCGGATTGTTGGCCGGTTCTATACTCCCAGGCTCAAATCGCTTGATTGTTAACGGATTTTCTCCCTGCTGGGGTGGATTCTATGTATCATCTATGGGAGGGGCCGGGTTGGTGTTTGACAATCTTGGTATCAATATGATGTCTATTGTCGGTAGAGCTAATACGCCGTCGATATTGTATTTGAACAGGGTTCACGGCGAAGAAATCCAAATAGAGTTATTTCCGGTTGATGTGAAGAAAGTGTGGAGTGAAGGCAGGCAGGGAATATACTCGATGATGGACCATACCATGGAGTTATTAGGTGATCGATATGAGACCGATCCTAGAATTCTGGCTGTTGGTCCTGCCGCTTATTCAACTGATATGGGGGCGATAGCTTCTGTTCCCCTTAAAAACGGCAAGCTGTCATATGTTGATACCTGGGCGGGAAGGGGAGGATTCGGCTCAAAAATGCTGCGGGAACATAATATTGTCGCGGTTATTTACGGCGGTACATTTATAGACGATGATTTTATCGATCGCAAAGTCGCAGATCAGTGGTTTGTCGACAAGTACAAGACTAAGCTTGTAGCTAAGGATTTGGAGTCGACAACCAAATACCGCTTTGATCCCAAGTTTGAGACCGGGGGTACATTTGGGGTTAATTATACGACCCTTAAAGGTAATATGTTTTCGCTTAATTACCAAAGCATCTATATGACAGAAGAACAACGGGTCGACATTCATGAAAAGTTGGTTCTTAATCATTATCTGAAGCAGTTTAATGAAGAAACGATTAAAACAAAGAATTTTCGGACTTGTGGCGAGCCGTGTGTAGCAGTCTGTAAAAAAATGAACAATGAATTCAAAAAGGATTACGAACCATATCAGACGATGGGTCCGCTATGTGGTATTTTTGATCAGAGGGCAGCTGAAAAGTTGAACCATCACGCGGATATGTACGGTTTTGATGCGATATCGGCCGGGGGAGTGTTGTCCTGGCTTATGGAATGTTTGGTAAAAGGATACTTAATGCCTGCGGAGTTAGGTATTAAAGGTATCCCAGAGTTTACCCTCGACAATTTTGACGTGGTCGCTACTTCCCTGCATAACGCTGACATTGGCGTAGCCCTTTTGGATTCGATTATCGAAAAAAGGGGAATCGTTAATCTGTCTGAAGGAGCACGCAAATTTGCTAAGAATTTGACTCGCGAGAAGGGCAGCAATATTATTAATTCTTTTGTATATACTGCATTTGGACGTAAAGGGTGGATGGTTCCCAATCAGTATTGGACACCTGGAGTTCTATCGCCGATGCCTATGATGGGTAAATACTATATGCACTATGGGCAGGAATTTGTTTCACCGAGAGAACTGGGCAGGAAAAATGCTGCTCGATTCATTGGAGAACTTGTTATGGACAATTTTGGGGTGTGCCGGTTTCATCGTGCCTGGGCTGAAGAAATGATACCAGAAATAATAGGGTCTTTATATGATGCAAAAGATAAATACTTGGATAGTGTTAAAATAACTGCCAGTAGAATAAACAGCAGAAATGCTTCTGTTTTTTGGGAGTCAGAGAGGAATCTTGATTTGGTAAAGGTTTTTCTAGAAAAGAAACATACAATCGAAGGTAATAATGATACTGATTTGCTGAATTGGATAGATTTTTTCAAGAGAGACAAGAAAGAAGCCGGACTCAGTTTCTGGTATGAAATGCATAAGGGCATACAGGAATCTTTACGAGAATTTTAATTAGATAGGTAGAATGAAAACTATTATTTCTGCTGGTCCAGAGAAGGTTTGTGGGCACTGATGACTTTTTCGTAGTAGGCAATCAGGTCCACGTATTCGTCGAATATTTTGTTGCCTTTTTCACTTAGGCCGTAGATTCCTTTGGATTCTTTTGCAAACCATCCATAAAAGTTTTTGCTTAAAATCGATAAGGTTTTATTCCCGGTGCCTAATTCCCGCAGCTTTGATGGGGAGAGCGGTCCAAGATTTTTTAAGCAGCAGGCAATATGGATAGTGTTTTCTTTGTAGGCGGTCATTATTTTTATTCTTGTGCTTCCACCGAGATTGAAGTTGCCATGGCGTCCGTCGATTTCCCGGGCAATACTTTTTTGTCTGTTCTTGTTTCTTAAATTACTTTTTGTTCTATCAAACGGACAAGGATTCACTATTACTTCGACACTTTCGAAATCATCTTTCAAGGTAACCGTAATTAAGCCGAGTTCAAGTCTTCTTACCAGAAAACAGATGTCTTTCCATTTGCGTGAAACGATGCTATGCCGAGGTTTCGGGATAGCAACATAGACATAATCAGTAACGCGCTGGCGTTTTGCAGCCTGGATTAGTAACTCAATACTCAGGTTGCGTTTTAACTCGATGATTATGAGCTCGTCGCCTTTAGTCGCAGTGATGTCGCAGTTCTTAACTTCGCCGTGTACTTCGTAACCAAGTTTTTTAAAGTAGTTATGGATGGGATTGAATAGATCTGTCTCAAGTATTTTTGTAGTATCGTTTTTGCTCATAAATCCAGGTTGAACAATTCAGGGAATTTTTATTATTATATAGTAACATTAATTGCTTTGATTATAAACACAGGGGGGCGTTAATCATATTATTTTCCAAGAATCTAGTAATTATAATATAAATCAGCTAAACTAATCGTCCTCAAATAGATTAATTAAATGTTTCGTAATCAAGATTCTGTGGAATAATGATAGAAACACGGGTGTCCTTGTCAAAAACTTTTCTGTAAATAATTTATAAAAAAGGAAAAAGATTATAGTATGTTAAATAAAGCGATCAAATTCGAAGACCTCGTGAAACCAATTGACTTTGAACAGATTCGTTCTTGCAGGTTACATAAAGATCAGAACTATGAAAACAAGTTAATATTTATTAATAAGATCCTTGCCGGTTTTCCAGAACAATTTGATAATCATGATTGGCTAACGAAACACCTCTCTACTGAGAATGATTTTCTGTCTTTACAGCAAATTAAAGAGGTTCTATTCGGTTTGAAAATAGATCAACCGATCTTTAACTATGTAATTAATCACAGTAGACCGTTTAAAGATATTTCTGATATCGCTGGTCAACGGATCAATCTTCTGAGTTCTTTATATATAACGTTTTCTCAAATTTTTGAATTAAATAAAAATCTGGATCATTTAACGGGAGAGCTCCATAAATATAATAAAAATGATATGCATAACTTTCAATTGAGTGGGCAAATTTTTTTATCCGGGCAGTTTGAAAAAAGAGTAAACTACCTCATCAAAGAACTGATCAGTCCGGATAGTTTTGATTTGCTGGAAAAACCCACAATTCAGGAACATATGTCCATTATTAAAAATGATAAGGTTTGGGGCCAACTCGATAAAAACGATCAAAAGATTTTAAGCACAATCATTGCAGAAGAAAAAATTGATATTATCAAATATCCATTAAGTTATTCAACGTTACTTACCTTCATTAGGAGTCCAAGAAACGTAAAAGAGCTTTCCCGATTAACGCTCGGATTAATTAATTCTGGT belongs to Candidatus Margulisiibacteriota bacterium and includes:
- a CDS encoding aldehyde ferredoxin oxidoreductase, with product MKSNQKVLLIDVSTVFYRVDRFEVGKFFGPVDLGLFLAGKYNSLNIGVGLLAGSILPGSNRLIVNGFSPCWGGFYVSSMGGAGLVFDNLGINMMSIVGRANTPSILYLNRVHGEEIQIELFPVDVKKVWSEGRQGIYSMMDHTMELLGDRYETDPRILAVGPAAYSTDMGAIASVPLKNGKLSYVDTWAGRGGFGSKMLREHNIVAVIYGGTFIDDDFIDRKVADQWFVDKYKTKLVAKDLESTTKYRFDPKFETGGTFGVNYTTLKGNMFSLNYQSIYMTEEQRVDIHEKLVLNHYLKQFNEETIKTKNFRTCGEPCVAVCKKMNNEFKKDYEPYQTMGPLCGIFDQRAAEKLNHHADMYGFDAISAGGVLSWLMECLVKGYLMPAELGIKGIPEFTLDNFDVVATSLHNADIGVALLDSIIEKRGIVNLSEGARKFAKNLTREKGSNIINSFVYTAFGRKGWMVPNQYWTPGVLSPMPMMGKYYMHYGQEFVSPRELGRKNAARFIGELVMDNFGVCRFHRAWAEEMIPEIIGSLYDAKDKYLDSVKITASRINSRNASVFWESERNLDLVKVFLEKKHTIEGNNDTDLLNWIDFFKRDKKEAGLSFWYEMHKGIQESLREF